One Natrinema halophilum genomic window carries:
- a CDS encoding glycosyltransferase family 4 protein, which yields MKIGIFVTEALYDQRRKNTISGHVQVPIQTANILCQNGHNVTIITNEAPEGYGVPEFTDDDIDLSTVSSIHGHWKDDNIDKINSLKMISNLKNIINSGNFDKIHFFGSHRVAYLLSVLDLLGVDAESHMTFTIYPGRTKLPSMLEKQLLKRIDIVSSLTEYTAQQVPRNAIDIMQPGIIKNVRSATASRAPFDNFVLFWRNADWVNGGDICRTAYSALVEEYPEIDFVYATRPNVEFEQEIKKDAENHSNIHVLTYPYEEALTIEDLVVSATVVVLPFRRLSINPQFAVLESMAAGTPVITTPVESNVDIIQHKENGYLVPPSANDVTEAITWALNHTKQMMDIGEQAEQSINKRWNWDTYEESLMTHYE from the coding sequence ATGAAAATAGGCATATTTGTCACCGAAGCGCTTTATGATCAAAGACGAAAAAATACAATTTCTGGACATGTCCAAGTTCCTATTCAGACAGCAAATATTCTATGTCAGAACGGTCATAATGTTACTATAATAACGAATGAAGCCCCTGAGGGATATGGAGTTCCAGAATTCACCGATGACGATATCGACCTCAGTACAGTTTCAAGTATTCACGGCCACTGGAAAGATGATAATATAGATAAGATAAATTCTTTAAAAATGATTTCTAATTTAAAAAATATTATTAATTCAGGCAACTTTGATAAAATCCATTTCTTTGGTAGCCATCGGGTTGCCTATTTATTATCCGTACTGGATCTATTGGGAGTCGACGCAGAGTCTCATATGACGTTCACAATTTATCCGGGGCGAACTAAACTCCCTTCTATGCTCGAAAAACAACTTTTGAAAAGAATAGATATAGTCTCTTCATTGACTGAATATACCGCTCAACAAGTTCCAAGGAATGCTATTGATATTATGCAACCAGGTATAATAAAGAATGTGAGGTCGGCAACCGCATCGCGTGCCCCGTTCGATAACTTCGTTCTATTCTGGCGAAATGCAGATTGGGTAAATGGAGGTGACATTTGCCGAACTGCGTATTCTGCTCTCGTAGAGGAGTATCCTGAAATTGATTTCGTCTATGCTACCCGTCCGAATGTAGAATTCGAACAAGAGATTAAGAAGGATGCCGAGAACCACTCGAATATTCATGTATTAACATACCCATATGAAGAGGCGTTGACTATTGAGGATTTGGTCGTCTCCGCGACTGTCGTGGTATTACCATTCCGTAGATTATCTATCAATCCTCAGTTTGCAGTGCTGGAGAGTATGGCGGCAGGAACCCCAGTCATCACCACCCCCGTCGAATCGAACGTAGATATTATTCAACATAAAGAAAACGGATATTTAGTTCCGCCTTCTGCCAACGATGTAACGGAAGCTATAACATGGGCACTAAACCATACAAAACAAATGATGGATATTGGAGAACAAGCCGAACAATCTATAAATAAACGATGGAACTGGGACACTTACGAGGAATCATTGATGACGCATTATGAGTGA
- a CDS encoding SHOCT domain-containing protein, which produces MSTTKGGAIGGHALTGVLTGLWSFGMGNVAYNKLSKKKNKERIVLRTDDEQNIRVKEADSAGPTELIRELKQLNEEGLITNSEFEDKKQELLDEM; this is translated from the coding sequence ATGTCTACTACAAAAGGTGGGGCTATTGGTGGACACGCTTTAACCGGTGTCCTCACCGGTCTGTGGTCCTTTGGGATGGGCAACGTAGCCTATAATAAACTGTCTAAAAAGAAGAACAAAGAGCGGATCGTACTGCGAACAGATGATGAGCAAAACATCCGAGTGAAGGAGGCCGATTCAGCAGGTCCTACCGAATTAATACGAGAGCTCAAGCAACTCAACGAAGAGGGGTTAATAACTAATTCTGAATTTGAAGATAAGAAACAGGAACTGTTAGACGAGATGTAA